A stretch of DNA from Oryzomonas sagensis:
ACGTCGATGAATCATAGGCATAAGGTGCATCGATAGCGTTTTTCAAAACCTGCACCGAGGAAGCCAATGGATAAAAAGATGTTGGATGGTAGTCTGTCGCAAATTTCATGATCGACACTTCGTCGGTTGTTTGCACGGTTGCAACCAGCGAATCAATGAAGCCTTTCGTGTTATCCTGCATCCACTGCTGTTCAGCAAGACTCAGACTGCCGCTATAATCCATCGCCAAGGTAACGGAGAGTGGGGCCCTTGCCACAACCGATGTTACGACCGGGGCAGGGTTCGTAATGGGAATCCCATTTTCAGTTACCGTAAAGACAGGCGATGTCACGGTCGCTGGTTGACCGGCGCTGTCGGCCACGGTCACAAGGAACCCAAGGGTCTTTGGAGTGGCACTGCAGCCATCCCTTATGATCTCGCTGGCTTTCAGATCAAGGGCCGTCCCCTTCCCGCTCAACCCTACCGTTACCGTCTTATTTGCGGGGTCATTCGAAGTGATCGTCAGGTTGTCGGTGTAAACCTGCTGGTTTTGGGGAACAAGTTGGATGGACGACATGCAGGTGGCTGATGGTGCAATGCTTTTCCCGGAACAGGCATCCGTGGCAATCTTGAATGGCGAACTCGCCCCCTTCTCCAGAGCAAGCGCCACAATAGTCAGGTTTGCCGAACCGGTGTTCGTTATCGTTAGGAGTTGAGTGGAAGAGCCATTAACGACAACCGCCCCAAGGTTCACAGAACTTTGGGTCGAAATTGTGGGAGATGTCGTGGATGGCGAAGGTGTCGAACCGCCTCCACCTCCGCTCGTGCCGGCGCCCCCCCCTCCTCCGCCGCAACCAGAGAGAGCTAGAATGAACAGGCCGATGATATAGGGAGAACACGGACGTCGAACGGCTTTCTTGATTTGCTTGAACATGGCAGCCTCTTTCTGACCGGAAAACTTCCGTACCACCGATTCCCAAGACGTTTATGATCTGGACGTGAGCACCTGCCCCCATACTACAGGCCTGCTGGTATCAGGCATACTTTTACAACCACACTTTCAGAGGCATTAACAAGCACAGATTATGCCAGCCCACGTTCAGACGGGCGTAAATTCCGGCAACAGCCGACAGACATCAGTAAAACCATTGAAATTTGGCCCTATTTTCCCGTTGTGATATTCATTCGGACAGTCGGGAAGGATGATGCTGGTTACGGTTCCTTGGCGCTCCATATCATCATATTTTGTGTTTTGCGGATTAGAGGCGAGTTTCCTCCCTGGGCAACGAGGCGCATTAACCTAACAATATTAATCATTTTATGAAAGGATACCGCAGAATTGCCTTTGTGCAAGCCTACCTGCCGAATGTGTCGGAATGATTAACACCCGTCGTACAAAGATTCCGACAACGCACCATCAGCAGGTATGTGGTAAATGCAAGGCCGACAAATCAGCGAAAGGCAATACCTGATTCCGTAGCAACCAAGGGATGTATGTAGTGGGAGGGTAATTCGGGGAAACGAAGCGTTCCGTGGTGACACGCACCAACATTTATATTCAGGGCCGGCATCGCCAATCCACATCACGCAGTAGAACAGGGGGTTCAACCGCACACGAGAAAGCTGCTGCAAGCCCCTCAGGGATCAGCACTGTTTATGGAGTTACCTGCCTTTCCAGCAGGGCCACGTTTTCCACATGAACCGTCTGGGGAAACATGTCTACCGGCTGGATTTCCCGGCAACAATAGCCACGGCTTTTCAGGGCCACCAAGTCGCGCGCCAGGCTCTGGGGATAGCAGGACACATAGATAATCCTGGAAGGGGCCAGAGCTGCAACCGTATCCAGCACATCCGGCACACACCCCTTGCGGGGCGGGTTGAGCACCGCAACGTCGATCCGCTCCCCTTCCTCCGCCAGATCTTCGAGTAGCTCCGCCGCATCACCGGCTTCGAAGCGGCAGTTTTTACGGCCATTGAGCTTGGCATTCCGACGGGCATCCGCCACCGCCTCTTCCACGACCTCGATACCGATCACCTGCGCCGCCTGATCGGCCAGAAACAACGCTATCCCGCCGATGCCGCAATAGAGGTCGAGCACGTTCTCCCCGCCCCCCAGACCGGCCCAGCGCTTCACCTGTTCGTAGATCAGGCGCGCACCCGAGTTATTGACCTGGAAAAACGACCGGGGGGAGACCTGAAACGCCACATCGCCGATCCTCTCCGTCAGGTAGTGCTGGGGCGTCAGGAAGTAATCCTTTTGTCCCAAAATGACATTCCCCTCGGAGGCGTTCACGTTCTGGGCCATGACCTCGATTTCGGGTGTCATTTCCTGGACAAAGCGCCCCAGGTGATGAATCTCATTATAGGAGCGCCGGGCCGTCACAAAGACCACCATGGCTTTGCGCTCATGCACGGAAACCCGCACCACAAGATAGCGCAGCAGCCCCATCTTGCTCTGGGGGTTGTAGACCGGCACCTTCAGCTTGACGATCCCCTGCCTCACCGCTTCCACGACCCGATTGATCAGCGGGTGATGGAGCGGACATTGATCCAGATCGTAGACATCGTGGCTGGCGCGACGGTAGATGCCGATAAACGGATCGGACCATTTGCCGGCGATGGTTAGTTTCGCCGTGGTGCGATAGTGGATCAGATTTTCCGGAGAGAGCAGCGGGTGAACGGTAATACCCGCCAACTCGCTATGTTTGGCCAATTCCGCCAGGATCATCCCACGTTTCCAGGCGGTCTGCTCACGGTACTTCATGGCGATCAAAGGACAACCGAGGCAATCGGCGCTTTCCGTGCAGGGAGGGCGTTTACTGCGCAGCGGCGAAGGGTGCAGCAGTTTGAGCGTGTGGCCATAGGCCGTGCCGCGGGAAATTTGCTCAATTCTGACCAGGACGACATCGCTCGGCAGGGCCCCGCCGACCCGGAGCGTCATACCGTCGTCGGTACGCGCCGTACCGTAGCCATCCTCATCCAGGGCGGTTATGGCAAACTCCATCACCGCATTGCGTTTGATTTGGGGGGTCCAGCGGGTGTCCTTGGATACAGCAACAGTACCATGTGGGGAAGCGGGCTGCTTTACGGGGCGTTTTCCCCCTCGTTTTATTTCACGTTCATCTTTCACGATTTATTGCACCCTTCCTGTAGATACCCCTGAAACAGGCGGAAGGCCTGTCCCCGGTGACTGATACGATTCTTTTCATCGACGCCGAGTTCCGCCATGGTCCGGTCACAGCCATCGACCAGAAAAAGCGGATCATAGCCAAAGCCGCCTTCGCCGCGTGCGGCGTCGAGAATGCGCCCCCCCACCCTGCCGGTGAAGAGATGCGTATCGCCGGCGGGTGTCACAAAAGCCAGCGTACAGACAAAGGCCGCCGTTCTCGATTCAGGCGGCACTCCCGCCAGTTCGGTAAGCAACTTGGCATTGTTGGCGGCATCCCCGGCTCCTTCGCCGGCAAAACGGGCCGAATAGACGCCGGGACGCCCTTCAAGCGCATCCACCACCAGGCCGGAATCGTCTGCCAGGGCCGGCAGCCCACTGAAGCTGGCGGCCTCACGGGCCTTTTTCAGGGCATTTTCCGCAAAGGTGGCGCCATCCTCCACCGTATCCGGAAATCCTGCAAAATCGCCGGAGCACCGAACCGAAGCGACCAGGCCGGCCAGCAGGGCCTGAATCTCCACCAGCTTGCCCCGGTTACGCGTGGCAACGATGAGCTCTTTCATCCCCGCAGAGCCTCCTGCTGAAAGGCAAAGAGCTGCTGTATGCCGGCCATGGCCTGGCCGCGCATGGCGTCCATCTGGTCAATGGTGAACGGTTCGGCCTCCGCCGTCCCCTGGACTTCCACAAAGCGGCCACTGGATGTCATGACAAAATTCATGTCGACCTCAGCGCTGGAGTCCTCCAGGTAATTCAGGTCCAGCATCGGCTCGCCGGCAATAATGCCGACGCTGACCGCTGCCACGGCCTCCTTGAGCGGGATATCGGCAAAAACGCCCTTGTCGCGGAGCCCGGCCAACGCATCGGCCAGGGCGACATATGCCCCGGTGATGGAGGCGGTTCGCGTGCCGCCGTCAGCCTGGATCACGTCGCAATCGATATAAATGGACCGCTCACCCAACCGGGTCAGGTCGGTAACGGCGCGCAACGAGCGGCCGATCAGGCGCTGGATCTCCAGTGTCCGGCCGGTTTGCTTTCCTTTCGCCGCCTCACGCGGCGACCGGGTATGGGTGGCCCGGGGCAGCATGGCATACTCGGCAGTTACCCACCCGGTTCCCCTGCCCTTCAAAAACGGCGGGACGGATTCCTCCACCGATGCCGTACAGATGACCCGCGTATCGCCGAATGCGATCAGCACGGAGCCCTCGGCGTGTTTGGTGAAGTTGCGCGTGATGGTGATGGGGCGCAAATCGCAGCATCCCCTGCCGTCATTCCTTGTCATTGCATCACTCCTTCCGGTAAAAAACTGGAAGGTGTTCAATATCCTTTCGTTGCCCGTGTGTCAAACAAAAAGGGAACCTGAAACAGGTCCCCTTGTTTGTGAAAGCCTCATGTATAGTGTTCTATCAGCCGAGGTGTGTGTCGTTGCAACGCGTCCGGTTGGCAAGAATGGTGGAGTCGAGCATTTCACCACAGCACGTGCATTTCCATGCATCGAACGAGCGGACAAAATCGTAGAACTTCTCGGCGAACATACGGCCCTTGCAGCGTGGACATTGCATAGCACTCCTCCTCATAGCGAAATTTCAGTAAAATCAGTACCTATGAGTGTTTACACCATGCGTGCCAATTCCGGCCGTGCAGCCCAACATAAATTGTTGTTTTTTAATATTACCTTTATATTCAACTAGTTAGAAATACCTTTTTATTGTTTCATACCTTTTCTCCCCTATGCCCTCAACGTTGAGCAACTCTTCCAGCGCCATTGAACCGCCATTGTTTTGACGGTACGTAACGATGCGCTCGGCGATTAACGGGCCGATGCCGGGGAGTCGGTCAAAATCAGCCTGTCCCATCGTATTGATATCCAAGGGAATTCCCATGAGCATTCTTTCAGAAGCCGGCATCGGCAGGAAGATCACGTCTCCCTGCCCGTCTTCCCTGATCGTGATGCGGATACCTTCACCGTTTTTGAGACGCCGCTCAGCAGCGCCTGCCGGTGCAAGTCTTTTGAGAGGCCGCAATGGTTCCGCCATTTTTATGGCGCCAATCGTCACAAATTTGGCGGATAGAGGATACATGCCGGGATGCGCCACATCCCCTTCCACACGCACGAACCCTTTGACGGAAAAACCCGCCAAAGCGGCGTTTTGTGCGCTTTGACGGGTTTTTAGACCAGCAGGGATCACAAGTGCCGCTGCGACAAGAAGAAGGATTATGCGCTCGTAACGAACCATGTCCCGCCTCCCATGCTCCCGGGCGGAGCCGTTATCCTGGCCTGCGCGGCGCTGGTCCGCGGCTTTTGCCTGCTCACGGTGACGCTGTTCACAAACCGGCTATTCCTGTTCCTCCGACTTGTGCAGCTTGAAATCAATACTATCGATCAGCGCCTGGTAGGAGGCGTCAATGATGTTATCGGATACGCCGACGGTCCCCCAGCGCGTGTGCCTGTCACCCGACTCGATCAGAACGCGGGTCGATGAAGCTGTCCCCTGCCCTGCCGGCAGAACGCGGACCTTGTAGTCCAGGAGTTTGACCTCTTTGAGCTTGGGATAGAATTTTTCCAACGCCTTGCGGATGGCGTTGTCCAAGGCGTTGACCGGACCGCTGCCTTCGGCGGCGGTATGCTCGACCTTGCCGCCGACCCTGACCATGATGGTCGCCTCGGCCAGGGGCTTCTGGTCTTCGCCCCGCTTTTCGTCAATGACCCGGAAACCAAGTACGGTGAAAAACTTGCGATGGGTTCCCAACGCCTTCTTCATCAACAGCTCAAAAGAGGCCTCGGCACCTTCGAATTGATACCCACGGTTTTCCATCTCCTTGATATTGTCGAGGATCTCCAGGGTGACCGGGTCCTTGCTGTCGAGGTTGATGTTGAACTCTTCAGCCTTGGCCAGGATATTCGAGCGGCCGGAGAGATCCGAAACAAGAACCCGGGTGCAATTGCCGACCAGTTCGGGCCGCATATGTTCGTAGGTTTCCGGGTGCCGCTGGATGGCGCTGACATGAACCCCCCCCTTATGGGCAAAGGCGGAATTTCCCACATAGGCTTGGTGCTTGTCGGGGGAGATATTGACCAACTCGTAGACAAAACGGGATAACTCCCTGAGGTGGCGCATCTGCTCGTCACTGATGCACTCCTTGGCCATCTTGACCTTGAGGGCGGGGATGATGGAACAGAGGTTGGCGTTGCCGCAGCGCTCGCCAAAACCGTTAATGGTCCCCTGAACCTGTACGATCCCCAGATCAACGGCGTGCAGGGAGTTGGCTACGGCGCACTCGGAGTCGTTATGGGCATGAATGCCGAGCGGCGTCTTGATCTGTTCCTTTACCGCCGTGATGATCTCGGCCACCTCGAACGGCATGGTCCCGCCATTGGTGTCGCACAGGATGATGCAATCGACGTTGGCCTCTTCCGCCGCCTTGAGGGTCTTAATGGCATAGTCGGGATTGGCCTTGTAACCGTCGAAGAAGTGTTCCGCATCGTAGAATACTTCCGGCGCATGTTTTTTCAGGTATTCCAGGGAATCGTAGATCAGCTCCAGGTTTTCCTCCAGCGAGATGCGCAGCGCCTCGCGGACATGGAAGTCCCACGTCTTGCCGAAGATCGTGATGGCATCCGCCTCAGCCTTGATCAGGGTAACGATATTGTTGTCCTTGTCCGGCGTCACCTTGGCCCGGCGGGTGGAACCGAAGGCGGCAATCTTGGCCTGCCGCAGTTTTTCCTTCTTGATATCCTTGAAAAAAGCGACATCCTTTGGATTACTTCCCGGCCACCCGCCTTCGATATACTGAATCCCAAGCTCGTCCAGCTTACGGGCTATGCGGACCTTATCCTCCACCAGTAACGAAATGTCTTCTGCCTGGGTACCATCCCGCAGGGTTGTGTCATACAGTTTTACAAGGCTCATCGCTACCTCCCCAAGCATTAACAATATGAAGATTCTAAACCGTTTTACATGAGTCAGAAACTATGTTTGTATACTTTTTCCGAAAAATTTTCAACATGCCCGTGGCGCTGACATTCCCCCGCACCCAGAATGCACAAAAGGGCTTACAGGTACAACCTGCAAAGCCCTTTTGCCGTTTCATGCTGGTGCCCGGAGCCGGGGTCGAACCGGCACGACCCGAGAGTCGAGAGATTTTAAGTCTCTTGCGTCTACCAGTTCCGCCATCCGGGCGGCGGTTCAACCATTGAGGGGACTGCTTAGCAGTTTACCCGTTCCTTCAATTCCTTGCCGGTCTTGAAAAACGGCGTCTTTTTCGCCGGGATGCGGACAACCTCGCCACTCTTGGGATTTCGGGCCTCACGCCCCGAACGTTCACGTATCGTAAAGCTGCCGAACCCGCGAATTTCCACCTTGTCGCCGGTTTTCAGGGCATCTTCGATGGAATCGAAAACCGTGTTCACAAGGGCTTCAGAAACCTTCATATTCAACATTCCGTGTGTCTGAACGACTTTTTCGATCAGTTCACTTTTGGTCATCGCATCGTCTCCTGCTTCGTAGTAAAACGTGAATTATTGATTGTTTTTGTTGTTAAGTTCCTGCTGCAAAAGCTCACCCAAGTTGGAGGTCGCCTCGCCCTGGGAGCTCAGGTATTGGGCAAACTCAGCCTTCTCCGCCGCAGCCTGCATTGCCTTGATGGAGAGCGAAATGCGGCGTTCACGCGAATCGCAACTCAACACTACCGCCTCAAGGTTGTCGCCGATGGCAGCGAATTCCTTGGCGGACGGCACTTTTTCGCGAGACAGCTCGGATACGTGGATCAAACCTTCAATGCCCTCTTCAAGCTCGACAAAGACGCCGAAATCGGTCAGGGAGGTCACCTTGCCGGTCACCTTGGCACCGGCCCGGTACTTGTCGGGAGCAAGGCTCCAGGGGTCCGGCTCAAGCTGTTTGATGCCGAGAGAGAGACGCTCGTTGTCCACATCCACCTTGAGTACCACGGCCTGGACGAGCTGCGCTTTTTCGTAGACATCGCCCGGGTGTTTGACCCGCTTGGTCCACGAGATGTCGGAGACATGGACCAGACCGTCGATGCCGTCTTCTATGCCGATGAACATGCCGAAATCGGTCATGTTCTTGATCTGACCTTCGATCTTGGTGCCAACGGGATACTTTTCGGCAATCGTTTTCCAGGGGTTTTCCGACACCTGCTTCAGCCCCAGGGATATCTTGCGGTTGTCCATGTCAATCCCCAGCACGACCGCCTCAACTTCGTCGCCGACCGTGAGTACATCGGCGGCGCGGCGGACCCGCTTGGTCCAGGACATCTCGGAGACATGGATCAAACCTTCGACCCCCGGTTCCAATTCCACAAAGGCACCGTATTCCATCAGGCTGACAACGCGGCCCCTGATGCGGCTTTCCAGGGGATAGCGGGAGGGGACCTCCAGCCAGGGATCGGAAAGGGTCTGTTTGATGCCGAGGGAAATTTTCCCCTTGGCGCGATCAAACTTGAGCACCTTGGCGGTCACCTCCTGACCCGGCTTGAGGATATCGGACGGCTTGCCCACCCGGCCCCAGGAGAGGTCGGAGACATGCAACAGCCCATCCACGCCCCCCAGATCCACAAATGCCCCGTAATCGGTGACGTTTTTGACAACGCCATTCACAATCTGCCCTTCCTCGAGCTTTGCGAGGGTTACGTCGCGGATTGCAGCCCGTTCCTCCTCAAGGATGGCGCGGCGGGAGAGAACGATATTGTCGCGTTTCTGGTTCAGCTTGATGATCTTGAACTTGGACTTCAAGCCAATATAGCTTTCGGCATCGGACGACGGCCTGATATCCACCTGAGAGGTGGGGAGGAAGGCGGGAACGCCGATATCCACCGTGTACCCCCCGTTGACCCGTGCCGTAATGGTCCCTTCGATAATGCCGCCTTCCTGCCCGGAACCGCCGATCTTTTCCCAGGCGGCCAGGTAGTCGGCCTTTCTTTTCGAGAGGATATACCCCTTTTTCCCGTCTTCGCGCGTCATGAGAACCCGAATGCGCTCACCGACCTGGACCGTAATCTCGCCATTGGCATCACGGAACTCGTTGGCCGAAACAAAACCTTCCGACTTAAGGCCGATATCCACCAACACGGTATCCTGGTCAATACGGACGACCGTACCTTCTATAATTTTATCCCGTTCAGGCCTTTCTTTGAGACTCTCGTTGTAGAGCGCGGCAAATTCACTGCTTTGCTGTTCAGCGTCGTCGTCTTGCTCACCGGTGTCTGAAGTGTCGAGCCTTTTGAAATCAACCATTAAAACTTACCCCCTGGACGTTTTTCTATCTTGCGGTTTTCCTGTTTTGTATATGATGTATTTGTAAGCATTGTAATATAGCAACGAGTTGGGAAAAATTCAATTGCTTTTATTCAGCTCCTCAATCCGGCTCACCACTTCATCGATGATCCATTTGGGAGTCGATGCCCCGGCCGTGACCCCTACCCGCTCGACCCCGCTAAACCAACCGGGATCGATCTCGGCGGCGGTTTCTATGTGGTGGGTGCGCGGCTGGATTTCAACACACACCTCGGATAGCCGGCGCGTGTTGGCGCTGTTGAAGCCCCCCACCACCAGCATGCAGTCAACCTGGTACGCCAACTCCTTGGCTTCCTCCTGGCGTATCGCCGTGGCGTCGCAGATCGTGTTGAACACCCGAATCTCGCCGCCCCGCAAAAGGCACTCCGACACGACGTTTTTGAGGTTTTCGAACGACTGGGTCGTCTGGGCGACGACGCCGATCTTGTTCATCTTGGGAAGTTTGCTGACCTCTTCGCCGGAACCGACGACAAACACCTTGTCGCCGCCATAGGAGACGATCCCCTGCACCTCGGGATGGTCGGCGTCTCCAACCACAACCACGCCGTAGCCGGTCTCGGAGAGCCGCTTGACATGTTCCTGGGCCTTCTTGACGAAAGGACAGGTCGCGTCAACGATCTCCAACTGCTTTTGCACCGCCTCTTCGATCTCGTGGGAAGCCACCCCGTGGGAGCGGATGATGATGGTGCCGCGATCCATGGTGTCCAGGTTCTTGAGCACCTTGACCCCCATCTCCTCAAGCTTGTTGACGACCTGGGGGGAGTGGATGATCGGCCCGAGGGTATAGGTTGTCTTATCGATCCCCGCCGCCTCAAAGGCCATCTGGGTGGCCCGCTTGACGCCGAAGCAGAATCCTGCGCGCTTTGCGAGAAGAACTTTCATAGTAGTGTCCCAGCCTGTTGGATTTTTCCCCGGGCAATGTCTTCCATTTTGTTCAGCACCTCGTCGATACTGCTATGGGACGAATCAACGGGAATTGCGTCCTCGGCCTGCCTGAGCGGGGCGATATCACGCTGGGAATCCTGGCGATCCCTCCGGGTAACCGCTTCGATGGTCTCTTCCAGGGTTACCCGTTCCCCGTTGCCGACCAGTTCCGCGTAACGACGCTTCCCCCGTTCCTCGGGGGAGGCGAAGAGGAAGAATTTGAGCTCGGCATCGGGAAAGACAGCCGTGCCGATGTCCCGCCCTTCGAGCACCACACCGCCGTCCTGTCCCAGGCGGCGTTGAAGCAGCATCATGGATTCGCGCACCGGCCTGAGGGCCGAGATGCGCGAGGTCATCAGGGACATCTCCGGCGTTCGGATCGACTCGGTAACATCCTGCCCGTTGGCATACACCCGCAGGGAGCAGTTGGCGTTATCAAGGCGGATATCCGCGTTGTTGCAGAGACGTTCCACGGCAGCGACATCGCCGGGATCGATCCCCGCCTGACCGACGAGAAAGGCCACAGCCCGATACATGGCACCGGTATCGATCTGGAGATAGCCAAGCCGTTTGGCCAACAAACGGGCGATGGTACTCTTACCGGCGCCGGAAGGGCCGTCGATGGCGATGATCAGGCCGTTGGGGCGTGCGTTCACGGCCATCACCTGCCTGCCACCTGTTCCAGCAGCGGGAAAAAGGAAGGAAAGGACGTTGCCACGCACTCCACATCGCGGATGGTAATCCCACCGTGCGACACCAGGGCCGCAACCGACAGGGACATGGCGATGCGGTGATCGCCGTAGCTGTCCACCGTGCCGCCGCCGAGGCGTTCCGTGCCGAGGATGTCCATACCGTCGTCGCACTCCTCGACCACGACCCCGAGCGTGCGCAGGTTCGTTGCCATGGCCGCGATCCGGTCGGTCTCCTTGACCCGCAACTCCCTGGCCCCTCGCACCGTGGTCCGCCCTTCCGCGCAGGCCGCCGCCACACAGATGACCGGGAATTCGTCGATGGCCCGCGGCACCACGTCGCCGGAGATCTGGATGGCCTTCAGCCGCGACGAGCGGACCAGGACATCGGCCACCGGCTCGCCGGAGACTTCGCGTTCGTGGAGCAGTTCGAGAGAGCCGCCCATGGACCTGAGGATGTCGATGACCCCCGTGCGGGTCGGGTTGATGCCCACGTTGCGGATGAGCAATTCCGCACCCGGCGTGACCAGGGCCGCGACCATGAAAAAAGCCGCCGAGGAGATATCGCCCGGAACCCCGATTTCCTGACCGGTGAGTTCGGTCCCGCCGCGAACCGTGACGCCGTTTTTGAACACCTCCAGCGAGGCCCCGAACAGGCGGAACATGCGCTCCGAATGGTCACGGGAAAGGGTCGGCTCGCGGACGGAGGTTTCCCCGTCGGCATACAGGCCGGCCAGCATGATGGCTGACTTCACCTGGGCGCTGGAAACCGGCGATTCATAGCCGATGGCATTCAGGGCACCGCCGGTGATGGCAAGCGGCGCCAGGGTCCCCTTGTCACGCCCCATGATGCGGGCGCCCATGCGGACAAGTGGTTCCACTACCCGCTTCATGGGGCGCTTACGCAGATACTGGTCGCCGGTTACCACCGAGAAGAAGGATTGGCCTGCCAAGAGGCCGGTCAAAAGGCGGATGCTGGTGCCGGAATTACCGCAATCGATGATGTCCGCAGGCTCCTTGAGACCGCGCAGCCCCTGGCCGTGTATCGTCACGATTTCGCCGTCGTCCTCGATCCGCACCCCCATGGCGCGGAAGGCCCCCATAGTCGCCATGTTGTCTTCACCGCGCAGGAAACCTCTGATGGTGGTAACACCATTGGCAATAGCCCCCAACATGATGGAGCGGTGGGAGATGGACTTGTCCCCGGGGACGGTGATCTCGCCATTGACCGACACTGCAGGTTGTATTGTGATGGATTTCACGCAAAGACTCCGTTGGTGCACAGTTGATCTTTCTCGTTCAGAGGATACCATCGCGGAACTGCTTGGCAATGGTAAAAAACTCGGCTAGCGCCGCAGGATCGCTGCGGTCGATGCGCCGGCGCAACTCCGCCAGACTCGCCGAGAAACCATCGATGCTCGTCAGGAGGGCCGCCCGGTTCATCAGGGTGATGTCGCGCCACATGACCGGGTCGGAAGAGGCGATGCGGGTAAAATCCCTGAAACCGCCGGCAGAGTAGGAGAGCACGTTTTCCCCTTCCACGTCGGCCGTTCCCACGGCATGCACCAAGGCGTACGCCACGACGTGTGGCAGGTGGGATATTTCAGCGAAGATCCGGTCGTGGTGCCCCGGTTCCATGGAGCAGACATTGGCTCCGGCAGACCGCCAGAGCCGCGCCATCGTATCGTATGCCCCCGCGTCGGTGGCAGGGGTCGGCGTCAGGATACAGCGCTTGCCGGTGAAGAGTGCAGCAAAGGCTGCCGCTGCACCCGAATGTTCGGTGCCGGCAATGGGGTGCCCGCCGACAAAGGTGCATCCCGGCGGCATGAGCGCCTCGCACTCCCGCACAACGGCGGACTTGACGCTGCCGCCGTCGCTGACGATGCAGCCCCGGGGGAGAAAGGGGGCAATCTCCCGGACCACCATCGGGATGGAACAGACCGGAACCGAAACGAATACCACCTGGGCATCCCGCACGCCGCGGGCGGCGTCGGGTGTGATCTCATCGACAACCCCCAGGGAAAGGGCCTGGTTCAGGTTGTCACGATCGGTGTCGACGCCGACGATGGTGCCGACCGCGCCTGCTTCACGCAGGGCCCGCGCAAAGGAACCGCCGATCAGGCCAACGCCGATGACGGTCAGACGCTCAATGATCATGGACATGCCGTCTCGCTCCTATATCGACCGCGGATAGGAACCGAGGACTTTGAGAAATTGACAGCACTCTTTGAGTTCGTCCAGGGCCGCCGCCACTTCCGGTTCGGAAACGTGGCCAAACAGGTCGAGAAAAAATATGTATTCCCAGGCCTTTTTCTTGTAGGGGCGCGATTCGATCTTGGAGAGATTGATGCCGCGCTTGGCAAAAGGCTCCAGCATGCGGCAGAGGATGCCCGGCTCATCCTTGACGGAGAACAGTATGGAGGTCTTGTCGTTGCCGGAGCGTTCGATCTCCTTGCGGGCGATCACCAGGAAACGGGTAAAGTTGTTGACCTGATCCTCTATCCTGGTTCTGACCACCTTGAGATCATAGAGCGAACCGGCCAGTTCGCTGGCGATGGCGGCGGCGGTACTGTCTTCGCTGACCATCTGTGCCGCCACGGCCGTGGAGGCGACGTCCACCAACGGCACGCCGGGCAGATTTTCGTCAAACCATTGCCGGCACTGGGCAATGGCCTGGGGATGGGAATAAACCTTCTTGACGTCTTCAAGCCGCCCGGAACGGGACAACAGATCGTGATGGACCTCCA
This window harbors:
- the ispH gene encoding 4-hydroxy-3-methylbut-2-enyl diphosphate reductase; its protein translation is MKVLLAKRAGFCFGVKRATQMAFEAAGIDKTTYTLGPIIHSPQVVNKLEEMGVKVLKNLDTMDRGTIIIRSHGVASHEIEEAVQKQLEIVDATCPFVKKAQEHVKRLSETGYGVVVVGDADHPEVQGIVSYGGDKVFVVGSGEEVSKLPKMNKIGVVAQTTQSFENLKNVVSECLLRGGEIRVFNTICDATAIRQEEAKELAYQVDCMLVVGGFNSANTRRLSEVCVEIQPRTHHIETAAEIDPGWFSGVERVGVTAGASTPKWIIDEVVSRIEELNKSN
- the cimA gene encoding citramalate synthase produces the protein MSLVKLYDTTLRDGTQAEDISLLVEDKVRIARKLDELGIQYIEGGWPGSNPKDVAFFKDIKKEKLRQAKIAAFGSTRRAKVTPDKDNNIVTLIKAEADAITIFGKTWDFHVREALRISLEENLELIYDSLEYLKKHAPEVFYDAEHFFDGYKANPDYAIKTLKAAEEANVDCIILCDTNGGTMPFEVAEIITAVKEQIKTPLGIHAHNDSECAVANSLHAVDLGIVQVQGTINGFGERCGNANLCSIIPALKVKMAKECISDEQMRHLRELSRFVYELVNISPDKHQAYVGNSAFAHKGGVHVSAIQRHPETYEHMRPELVGNCTRVLVSDLSGRSNILAKAEEFNINLDSKDPVTLEILDNIKEMENRGYQFEGAEASFELLMKKALGTHRKFFTVLGFRVIDEKRGEDQKPLAEATIMVRVGGKVEHTAAEGSGPVNALDNAIRKALEKFYPKLKEVKLLDYKVRVLPAGQGTASSTRVLIESGDRHTRWGTVGVSDNIIDASYQALIDSIDFKLHKSEEQE
- the cmk gene encoding (d)CMP kinase, translated to MNARPNGLIIAIDGPSGAGKSTIARLLAKRLGYLQIDTGAMYRAVAFLVGQAGIDPGDVAAVERLCNNADIRLDNANCSLRVYANGQDVTESIRTPEMSLMTSRISALRPVRESMMLLQRRLGQDGGVVLEGRDIGTAVFPDAELKFFLFASPEERGKRRYAELVGNGERVTLEETIEAVTRRDRQDSQRDIAPLRQAEDAIPVDSSHSSIDEVLNKMEDIARGKIQQAGTLL
- a CDS encoding 30S ribosomal protein S1 is translated as MVDFKRLDTSDTGEQDDDAEQQSSEFAALYNESLKERPERDKIIEGTVVRIDQDTVLVDIGLKSEGFVSANEFRDANGEITVQVGERIRVLMTREDGKKGYILSKRKADYLAAWEKIGGSGQEGGIIEGTITARVNGGYTVDIGVPAFLPTSQVDIRPSSDAESYIGLKSKFKIIKLNQKRDNIVLSRRAILEEERAAIRDVTLAKLEEGQIVNGVVKNVTDYGAFVDLGGVDGLLHVSDLSWGRVGKPSDILKPGQEVTAKVLKFDRAKGKISLGIKQTLSDPWLEVPSRYPLESRIRGRVVSLMEYGAFVELEPGVEGLIHVSEMSWTKRVRRAADVLTVGDEVEAVVLGIDMDNRKISLGLKQVSENPWKTIAEKYPVGTKIEGQIKNMTDFGMFIGIEDGIDGLVHVSDISWTKRVKHPGDVYEKAQLVQAVVLKVDVDNERLSLGIKQLEPDPWSLAPDKYRAGAKVTGKVTSLTDFGVFVELEEGIEGLIHVSELSREKVPSAKEFAAIGDNLEAVVLSCDSRERRISLSIKAMQAAAEKAEFAQYLSSQGEATSNLGELLQQELNNKNNQ
- a CDS encoding integration host factor subunit beta; protein product: MTKSELIEKVVQTHGMLNMKVSEALVNTVFDSIEDALKTGDKVEIRGFGSFTIRERSGREARNPKSGEVVRIPAKKTPFFKTGKELKERVNC